In the Epinephelus fuscoguttatus linkage group LG10, E.fuscoguttatus.final_Chr_v1 genome, aacattatggaaaggatccctacagagataaaccTTTTGAATGAATTAGTGATTGTTGTGGGCGGCacgtggtgtggtggttagcactgttgcctcacagcaagagggttgccagttcgatcccgggtgtgggagcccttctgtatggagtttgcatgttttccccgtgtcagcgtggggtctctccgggcactccggcttcctcccacagtccaaaaacatgcagattggggactaggtcaattggtaactctaaattgtccataggtgtgaatgtgagcgtgaatggttgtccaTCTCTATGTGTCacccctgcgatagtctggtgacctgtccagggtgtaccctgcctctcgcccgatgccagctgagataggctccagcccccccgcgaccctcaagaggatgaagcggttagaagatgaatgaatgaatcaatggTGATTGTTGTAACAGTAGAAAGTTGaggtgtgttttacaatgacaaaattactgtttatttaaatggagtctggtggctttggtgaGAGCAATACAACGGCTGTTTCTAgctaaacaaaaaggattttactccttaataaaaaggtctatctctgtagggatcctttccataatgctgtTAGACACTTGTAATAACAATGAGAAcctgtcagtagcaaaaacaagcacttttagtggtcACACACTTGACGATGTACAATTGCCTgcagggattacattgcagcctgttttgcagctgccagctgcagcgctctcactcagtactggaccagtttcagaaattcttgttcccattagtcattaGTTGAATTGAGAAAATAGGGTCAAGGCTGAAAAATACTGAGGTTACATTATTCACATTATTTGGAACGATCACTACACTAACTGTTTTGCTTTGATGGTCTGGAAGCTGATTTATAAACATGAATTAAAATGCCACTTTTCACCCATTCATTGAATTGTGTgaggagtacctggagaaagcccacctgacacagagagaacatgcaaactccacacagcagggctcccccaccctgggttcctggtttgaacccagggtggggttttttccaggtactccggcttcctcccaccgTCCAAAGACGTGCAGGTTAGTTTAATTTGTAACTCTAAATTGTAGGTGTGAAtctgagtgtgaatggttgtccatctctatgtgtcagccctgtgatagtctggcgacctgtccagggtgtaccccgcctctcgcccagtgtcagctgggataggctccagcccccccgcgacccctaacaggataagctgttatggaaaatggatgaatatataatataatatgatataatatataCATGTTTCAAACTGCCACACTCTGGCAACTTCTGTTGTGACATCATATTGCTACATGCACATGACAAaaccataaaacaaacaaaacaaatatctaCATACTGAGCAGTCACCACAACTATTATAACAATATGATGATCAGCTTATTTCGGCGCTATGTGGGAGAACTATTGTAATTAGCTTGATCACAAGCAGCTGATGTTCACCTACAAGTTTTCTGCCTTTACATGCACATTTATCTTCAGGCAACAAGGAGGACATTTGTTTCCTGTTGAAGGAGATGTCAGCAGGTTGTGCTGTCACAAGATCTTCCAACCACCACTGCTCACTACACGGGCCTTCCTCTGCGAAATCAGTGTGTTACTCCCTCTGTGCTCTTACCTGTGTCCATATAGAGTGATGGCTGAGGAAGCAACCGATCTCCCCTCTGGTCAGGACTCGTCCAGAGTAAGGGTCCTTGTAGCCCGGCATCATCTCTATTCCCAGCGCCTGCAGCTGGGACGTATTGAGAGCTCTGGGAGAGATGGGGAAAGGAAATGTGGGATGAGTAGTTGGAAAAGAAAGGTCATTCTCATAACTACACTTGTCATTATGCAGCTGAGTTTGTCATCAGTGAAAACAGCGTCTCTGCAAAACACAATAAAGTCAATCTCAGCAAGCTGCAACAAGTAATACATTTTGCCAGACAACCAAAGGCTGGAGGAAGGATTAGGACATTCTCAACAGCGGATTAAAGAAAGTGCCGAGGAGGGAAAGTAAGTCAAGCctgttgctacaaacaccaAAGCTCTGTTTAGACAGGATGTTTGGATATAGATGTAAGAAAAAGTAGCAACAGACGGGAGACACAAGGCCGGGCATTATCTTAGCTGACGTTCAGGGAGCACAGTTTAAGTGCATGAGATGTTTTGGGTGGAAAAACCTGACTTGCGGTGGTGCTGAATATACTTAAAAAATGTAAGCACAGAGAGTTTGAGGTGATTTCTTTGAGGATTAAAACAGCCTTCAGGTCAGTTCATCGGGTTCATGCAGGGCTGTGTGAATGCAGGTAACCTACTTGCCGTCCACTGCGTCTACCAGCGTGGCGTGTAGACCCAGCGCAGACATTGTTTTCAACATCCTGGTTCTTCTGTCCAGCCGTCGCTTCAGATTGATCAGGAAAATCTAAACAGAAAAAATGGAGACATGTTCATTTAAGAGATTTTCTATTCTGTAAGTTCCCTATTTTCTATCAGTTTCTCTCTGTACAATAGAAGATGCCTAATAAAGTGAACAGAAGACAATTAAAACAGAAGTTTGGGCAGAGAGGTTTGAGATGAAGGCAAGGGCAAAGGAAGAAGAACTTGGAGACCCAGCTACAACAACAGGAAGTGGGAGTTGCTGATTAACAGTAAatacacagagagaagaagCTGAAGAGCTCCCATTCCTGCAGGCAGAGCCAACACACTCATAACTCACTTTATCAAAACCAGTGGTGTCCTGCGGTGACGGCGGGGAGTACAGGTGCTCAGTGGGCTCAATGTCGTGGTCAACTGtggacacagagaggagggaggcgAAAGGttaacacagcaaaaacaggATTAGAAAACAGTTGAATTTCCTCGGGATTGTGGTGGCTAATTTAATTTGCTTTATTTAAAATCTGAGCAgtgagaggggggtggggggagaaAGTGAGACGGAGGTGGGGGTTAAATAAacagggagggggaggagaagaTATAGAGACAGTATGGAGGAGGGGGATTTAGGTGATGAGGGTTGACAGGATGCAATCATGAAGGGTCGGGGTCAAGACGGAAAAGAAACAAACCTGAGAGGTAAAGTAATCAAGGAGTGACTGATAGTAGAGCCACAacagctggaaaatgttgcatgtgtatgtgtgtaaggaCTCACTCAAAGCCTCGGTGATGGTGTGTATAAAACTCTCGCTTTCATCTTCCACACTCTGCTGTGCTTTTAGAGGGACAGGCAGCAGGCCGTAATGTTCTTTGTTGCACACGTACATCTGCAcacctggaacacacacacgtgcacacatgGTTCTGTAAATAAAACCTTTTGACCCAAACCTTCAAATAAACATGCAAATTAGACCGCCCCAGGTCCTCATACCTCGTCTACGTGTGCTGACAGCAAATAAATACTGCCACAGCTAATAAACTGCTCGATGTTCCTTTAAGTGTTGTTGTTATGCATGAAGCGTGGTTAGGTGGGATGGTTAGGACAGTGTCATACAGAGTGGATAAAAGTGCTTTGCATGTTTCGGGAGGGATCAAATGTGCTATGATGCCCTGGACACCAGTATGCAGACTTCACACAAGAGAAACATATGTTATCAATCAAAACCATCCTCTCTTTCATAGCATTATCAACATGTGTGTCCTTGTTTTTATGTTGCATTTCAATTGGGTTCTGTTTCATACTTAATTAATTCACTTGTGTTTCCCTGTGTAAGTTTTACTGAAAAGTAAAATTATGCATAAgtgacatttatttatcttataAATACCTGAGTATTGTGTTAGATGATTATCTTTCTTTTAAGACACATGTTGAGCAACTTGTGGAAAGGCTTAAACTGAAActgggtttttattttacaaataggAACTGCTTCTCTTTCTTGGTCAAAAAAAGACGAGTCTCTGCTACTTTCTTGACTATGCTTGATTATGGGGATGTATTATATATGAATGCACCCTCCCAATGCTGCATGTTCTGGACTCTGTGTATCATGTTGCATTGAGATTCACTACCAACTGTGAGCCCCTAACTCATCATAGTATCCTGTATAATCAGTTTGGTTAGCAGAGCCTGGCTCTGCAGTCCGGGCTCCGCCAGATCATTCAGTTGACCTTGCTGTACTAACGATGGCCTATTTATTGCTTATTGCTTTTTTCCtcttggaattttttttttttttttacctaagcCTTGTTTCTCTGTGCCTCAGATCCGCGCTCACCGGTCATCGGTTTGGCTCAGCCTGCCTGCCCTGTTTCCCCCAAGCGCCCTGGATCAACCCAAGACACCTCTTCTTGCTTTATTGAAAATAAATCCACTTTAAACTAAACAGCTGTCTGAGTCACGCAGGTCCAGTTCTCTCTATACTATATAACACtactggttaaataaaggttaaataaagtaaatataagaTAACAGTGAATGCTTAAATGGAGTGTAACAGTAGCAGAACTTAAAAAAACCCCTACAAAGTCAGGGAATTGACTAAGAAATGTCCATTGCACTGCAAAAATCATTTGCCACCATATGCTATTAATTATAAAAGATCAATCAAGGCTTTAACAGCACACTCCAGAGTGGGTTGAATTGAGCAAGGGTGTGTTATTGCTTatgaattaaacattttattcattatcAGAAGAATGAGAAGAATATCTCCTCTTTCAGAAGTTAAATATTCTCACTTTAGAGGCCTTCACACAACAGAGGCGTTGAATGAATTTGCACgtcaatgtatttttttaactgttgtttttgtcatcagTACTTTCACACCAAACACGAATACAatgcaatgaatgaatgacttttttttcagaataaagtTGATTTTGCAAGGTTTTCGTACCAGGAATAAAGGCCAAACCAATCACATCCTGTTGCAAATGTCCCAAACTCACATCACTGCTGGTATGAATAGGTTTGATGCAGGCAAGAATTTTTATGCTGTTTCTTCGTCACGCCCCTGGTATGTAAATGCCTTAACAAAGTATATTtacttgtacatttttgcattgTTGTAGATATTGAAACTAATTTGTGGGACAGAAGAAGCCgtgcctctgtgtttctgtgagggTCTTATTGTTTGCATATcggtttctgtttgtgtgaatgCTTTTATGTGTTTACTTTAAGTTGGCAGGCAGATGCCACACACTCTTGTTGTCTGTGTAATGGAAAGCTTAATGGCTCTGTTTGTTCCCTATGGATGATTACTCACGTCAAACACACAAATCTACAAACACTGGTATTgttgcacacttacacacagacacaagcacaGTCAAGACGAACACATGGATCCATTTTTCTCTGCTTTCGTTCATCTGCTTTAATCTGAGACATGTGCATAAAACCAATCAAAAGCCCTCAGCAGTGCACACATTCAGAATTAAAAACAGTTCGCAATGTAAGTGAATTAATGAAGTTACTAACAAGCCTCAGTTCATCAAAGTGAAGCTGTCATGTGGCATTTGAGACCATGGTGCAAATGTGGTAGTGTGTTGTGAGTTCAGTTTTCAAACTGACCGGATTGACGTGCCGAGAATGCAAAcaccatgatgtcatcaaatgCCCAGCTGTAGTCTGGGTGCGGAGGGTAGAAAGCCAGGTCCCTGCTGGATTCACGACGCAGGTCTAACAAGTAGGTGCTGTGCACCATGGGAACAGCAAAACAGCCAAGCCGCTTCCACTCCCTGATCGGCTGGTAGTCTGGGGTTCGCTTGTAGTAACCCTGAGAGGAGGGAGATGAAGAACGCCAGGTTTAGGTGATAAATCTACCTGAGAGGATGGACAGATGTATGAATTTCAATCCAAAGTGTACCTGTGGGGTGATGCCACACCAGAAGTTGGAGTAAAGCGAGCGAGACTCCATCATGGGAGCTACCAGGGTCAGGTTTTCAGCCATCAGCAGGTTCAGCACACGAGGGTTCGTCAGCAGGTTGTCACTGTCTACAAACTAAAGAGGGGAGAGAGTCTGAGTGTACAAGTCACTCATTGTATCATATCAGGTCAGCTGTGTGGTTCATTTTTAAGGGTAtattatgcaggattttccttaaaggtaggatctggaggattttccagttgctgtttgtaaacacacattcaaatttggcacctcctatcaggctcaactctcccgggtgtacggagcccagaggtacggaagaaggcttcacagaagaggttcaggcaaggctcgcgctggtgcacgctcaGATACGttcgggcacggcacctgcgctctctcattggctggggaaatctctgcccagaagcggtccgagctcacaaaaacatcaaaagacagttaaagggcaggagctctgcaaacagagtcaccaccacaaatgagtagaagcccataggtgatgattaagcaggatttcatttgtatatgtctatattttgttttggactcatacagaagtaatccccctcaatcatcacttatgacccactaaaagtgtgtggcagtgtatttatctgcagagacttcaCCTTCTGCCTGTATTGTCCTATTTTCCATGTTCTGGATGCTTAGTTGCCCCGACAGTGctaggtgaggtcagggctttaaaaAAAGGGAGCAACCAGGCGCCTGACCGTAAACAGCAGGCATCCAAAACACACAGTGCCTTGCAAATGCCAAATGGGAGTGAATCTTGTGTTGGCTTTTATCTTCATTTTCACTggcaaacatgtttacaaacagtaaccgacaatCCTGCATTATATACCTTTGACCAATATGTCCCTGGTATCTAATTAAAttggagctgctgcagctgacgAGTAACGTCCAGTCATACTGATGCAGGTGTACAGCATGGCCAATAATATCGGACACTTGTCAACACTTCGCCAGCTTTGCACTTTGCATGTCTGCATGTCTCCGAGGGTCTGGACGGACCCCTAAGCAGATGTCAGGGTGCTGCCCAAAATTTGTGACTGCCCGACTGTGTACACAACAAGTGCCCTGAATACACATGGTCCAGTTCCACACTCCAGTTCAGCTGGAGGCATATGCACCTCTAGCTGGTTTgctgagaagaagaaaaaaggtaACAAATGTTGGAACTCCCAAGGCCCGGGGCAGACTCAGGACACACTGGAGGTACTatgtatctcatctggcctgggaatgccttggggtccaggaggagctggaaatcactgctggggagagggacctCTAGGGTattttgcttggcctgctgcccctgcgaccagGCCCCAGATAAGccaatgaaaatggatggatggatgttggaAGCTTGTTTTAAAGAGAGGTTGTGCAAGGAGATCCGCCATTACCCACATTTATATAATTCATCTTTAAAGAAATGCAAAgattttccccccaaaaaacagacTGGAATGGAGTGCGGATTGGGTTGTCCGTGGACGTTCAACTCAGCAAGTATGTCCAAGGCCTAAAGTCCCACTTACTCTGCCACAGCTCCCTCTGCCACCCCAGTCTCCTCCCTATATGCTACATTTTTGGTATTGTTAATTGAACTGTGACTAAAatttatgtttatatatgtGTTTATTACGAGGGATTAGTTTTCAAAGCAGAATCTTTGTGGCTGCTCAAAGTCTGTGAGCGCTCCCTCACAGAGCAGATCCTTTTCTATCAAACTGAATAACCATTTGCTATGAATATCCCTCTGACTGAATTGTTGCATAGTTATCATCAGATCAAGAAAGTATCGAAGTCTTACAAGTATGTAGTCGGCCCATCGTTCCCTGGCAGCCTTCAGCGCTGCCTGTCTCAGCTTCATCACATGGTTGAACCTTGAAGGAGGCCAGTGCTTCGGGCCCCACTCATCTGTGTAGGACCTGATGTAGAGATAAAAGGTAATTAATTCGTCATCACTATTCAAGTAATTATGAGTAAAACCAGAACAACAGAAAGATAGAATTCAAGTCTGAAGTACTTTGAATAGATGGTAGTAAACGATTCCTGTGGAAACCATGACTCACCTCGGCTCCTCCATGGGTCTCCACTCCACATAGTGGTAGACACGCTGGGCTCTTTTCAGCCATTCTCTTAACATGGCAGTGGTGTTGTCCACATTATGGTCTGTTGCTGCCctgaaaacagacaacagaaacaacacaggacaTCATTCAAATGAAGCAAACACTCCACCTTCCATCGCAATGACACAGCAGCCACAAAACAGTTTAAATCCCTGAAACTGCGACTCTGCCTGTTGAAGTGCATCTGCTAAACACTTGAGCTGTAAACAGCTGTCCCTGCACAGAAACAAGCCTCTGGGCATGTCAGGATTGTTTGAAGGGATGAGACCCTCTGGAAAAATAAGAGGATGTGAAGCTGAGTCAAACATAATGCAGAAAGCTGCGAACTGTCATTAGCTGGAGGGAACAGGGAAGAGGTTGTGACACTCTGAGCGGTGACATTCAGAGAGCATGTTATGGAAGAAGACGTACGCGCTTCCAGATTTGTCCAATTACTGTCGGATGTTACGACAGGCAGGCTCGGCGTTGCGAAGCGTCTTCACTGCCTAATTAACTGCACTGCTGGAGCTGGGACAAAGTCTGAGGAGCTACAGTGCAGACAGACATTACTCTGAGGCACTTGGGTTAAACATGGCCACGACAGGTAAACCAAGCACATGCCAACAACACTCTAGAGACGGGCTGCCACGAGGACGTCCATCAAAATTAACTCACCCTGAGGGTACGTTTCCCTTAACCTGAAGGTGAATACTGATGCACTATGTGTTAACACCTTGGCATAGAAAtagtgcacacacagacagacagacacaacaccagtacacacacactcatacctGTAAGCAAATGATGTCAGTGTAAAACTTAGCACAGTTGCAGCTGCTTATTTCTCACTCCTGTGGTTTGCACTCTGCGTAGCTGTTTCTTCACAGAGATTTCCACTTCAGTTCCCAGAGCTGACTCAGAGGAGACACTACCACTACTGTATGTGCCGGTGAGAGTGTGTCTATATATAAATTTGTGCAAGAGAAATTAAGACTGTaaccgtatcactgtgcagcTCCCTATCACTTCTATGAGTGTCAGAAAAGTAAATATCAGCTGTCTTTGCGTTTAAATTGCCCTTTAAAGAGGAAAGGTCAACAGAACGTGAGGAAGAAGCCTGTACTCGAatgtgtgcacacagacacacactcacgctTAATGAGATGGAGTTTTCCACTGCTTGCTGTAATATTCCTTGCTGTACTCACTCCAAAATCGCACCCGATTTGCGACTGGCTGGACAGAGATagaaacacacgcacacacacacacttgtgcacCGTCTGCTCGTATTTTTAGTGAGATTTACCCACCCTTCATTTACCCACATTTAGCACACATAGCAATACAGAAGCAcctgttctcacacacacaagatgcAGATGCTTGTATCACTGACACAGATGTTTATATCCAtggagacaatgggcccctacTCTACTatataggagcaagacacacagactttgtggtggttttgtgtcttttttggctgttgttttgtgttgcttttagGTACCTGTGTGTCCTTTCTggcagttttgtgtctctttctagttattttgcatctttttgtagttattttgtgtctctctgtagttcctTTGCTCATCttcgtggtcattttgagtcactTCCTGGTTTGTACGCGTTAatgtgagtgacattttgcgGCCCCCGACTCccccgttcagtaatccaccCATGCTTATATCACTACTCAAACATGAACTACACACAAGCAAAAAtcacacataaacatgaacaGTCTTGCACTGCAGACATGGATTACTCAGAAAGAGGCAGAGCCCTCTTTGGTTTGGAATTTCAATAATCTTCAGTCAGACGGTTAAATATCTCATCACACATAACCAGCAGCTGGAAAGAGGCTGTGAGCCTGAAGGAGACACAGTGGTCAATAATTTTaatagtatgtgtgtgtgtttatgtgtgtgtgtgcatgcctacACTTGCAGATGTGTGACAAAACATAAGGACGTTCATTTTTGTGTCCTGGGAATGCTGTTTTTACAGCAGTGTGACTGGTGATTTATCTGCTGCACAAGTGGTACTTTAGCATTTTAAATGTatctgtttgagtgtgtgttaaaGGTTGAGGGCATGcgtgtaaaaagtaaaaacgtGTGTATGCAagcatgcatgcgtgtgtgtatgtgtatatgtgtgtgtgtgtgtgtgtgtgttttagtggaTAACTGCCCATGAGCAGTCATAAAGGAGGAAGGTGCCTCTTGATGActggctgttgtgtttttttttatcatgggCTAGAAGCACACTAAAACACCTGACTGGCTGGTAATGAgcacatctgcacacacatttacatgctTTTTCAACCGCTAAACTGCACATCGCTGGGGGAAATAAATGTGTTGGTACATGTTATCTTCCAATGACAGACTCAGCTCTAGGCATGGATTTAACAGGAGGGAACTTCTGGGAAGTAAAGAACAATATGTGGTGCACATATGTGggaacatacagtacacatacaTGTACGTGTGTCTTTATGAGTACATTAGACAACAAGGAGGAGTGTGGAGCAGAGTGGCAAAAAGGGGGTGAAAGAGAGTTTTGCATTACTTCATTTTACTAAACTTAAAATGTGAAGATGTGTCACAGATGAAGAACTTTGCTGAATTCCTCAAAGAGCTCATTAAAACCCCTCAAAACTTATAAATTATCAGACTGACTTTGTTTTACACATATCACATTAAAATGCTAATGATGCCTTTACTTAACTCACAAAATCAGAGCAAATAAAAATCTCACAAGACtcgtttttttgtgtgttttaacagGCTTTCCTTGGCAGGACGTGTGCTCCCTGTGTCCTGGTAATCTGTCGGTAAAGGTTGAGGGCTGTCTACAAAGGAATAGAAAACTGTGTCTTGGGaatggttttaaaaaaagacgTGGGAACATTTACGTCAATGAATAATCAGATTTTCCCAGTAAAAGGGAAGTATTACTCTAACTGTGTTATGAAGCTTTTGGGgctaaaacttaaataaatagaCGCTTCATACATATCACAATGGTAAAAGTACAAAATGCAACGACTGGGGATGATGCATAACTTCTTTAGTGTTAGTGTTCCTCCCACTGCCAAGCCCCTTTGAGCACTCAGGATTCTGAGTA is a window encoding:
- the colgalt2b gene encoding procollagen galactosyltransferase 2 isoform X2, yielding MLREWLKRAQRVYHYVEWRPMEEPRSYTDEWGPKHWPPSRFNHVMKLRQAALKAARERWADYILFVDSDNLLTNPRVLNLLMAENLTLVAPMMESRSLYSNFWCGITPQGYYKRTPDYQPIREWKRLGCFAVPMVHSTYLLDLRRESSRDLAFYPPHPDYSWAFDDIMVFAFSARQSGVQMYVCNKEHYGLLPVPLKAQQSVEDESESFIHTITEALIDHDIEPTEHLYSPPSPQDTTGFDKIFLINLKRRLDRRTRMLKTMSALGLHATLVDAVDGKALNTSQLQALGIEMMPGYKDPYSGRVLTRGEIGCFLSHHSIWTQVIEQGLQRVLLLEDDVRFEPRFKRRLQAIMDDIDKTQLDWDLIYVGRKRMQVQQPEQSVDGVNNLVKADYSYWTLGYALSQQGARKLLAAEPFARMLPVDEFLPIMFNKHPNTDYMSHFEPRDLKAFSVEPLLIYPTHYTGEPGYISDTETSTIWDDEAVATDWDRQHARKTAQQGSIRPVAQNSVTGDSPPPAARASRDEL
- the colgalt2b gene encoding procollagen galactosyltransferase 2 isoform X1 yields the protein MRAVGAVGVGVLLALLAAVVPGGVSELVTLVQEKMKPESALLKPKVMIAIVARNAAHSLPHYLGCIERLEYPKERIAIWAATDHNVDNTTAMLREWLKRAQRVYHYVEWRPMEEPRSYTDEWGPKHWPPSRFNHVMKLRQAALKAARERWADYILFVDSDNLLTNPRVLNLLMAENLTLVAPMMESRSLYSNFWCGITPQGYYKRTPDYQPIREWKRLGCFAVPMVHSTYLLDLRRESSRDLAFYPPHPDYSWAFDDIMVFAFSARQSGVQMYVCNKEHYGLLPVPLKAQQSVEDESESFIHTITEALIDHDIEPTEHLYSPPSPQDTTGFDKIFLINLKRRLDRRTRMLKTMSALGLHATLVDAVDGKALNTSQLQALGIEMMPGYKDPYSGRVLTRGEIGCFLSHHSIWTQVIEQGLQRVLLLEDDVRFEPRFKRRLQAIMDDIDKTQLDWDLIYVGRKRMQVQQPEQSVDGVNNLVKADYSYWTLGYALSQQGARKLLAAEPFARMLPVDEFLPIMFNKHPNTDYMSHFEPRDLKAFSVEPLLIYPTHYTGEPGYISDTETSTIWDDEAVATDWDRQHARKTAQQGSIRPVAQNSVTGDSPPPAARASRDEL